CGCATCCGCCGCATCCGACGCCGTCCTCTCGCTGCCTTTACACCCGCAATTGACGGACAAACATCTTGCGGAAGTCATCGATGCGTTAAAGAAAGTCTTGCGATACGCCCGACGCTAACGTGTGGCAAGCATCTTGCCCGCCCCATTGCTCTTGTGCCTACCGTGTGGCAGGCATCTTGCCCGCCTCTTTGCTCTTGCGCCTGCCGTGTGGCAGGCATCTTGCCTGCCTCTTTGCTCTTGTGCCTTTGGTTAAGCCGTCGTTTCAGGCAGGATCCCTTCAAACAATCTACAACCCGACGGTCTGGTCCAATTCCGCCAGAAACTTCGCAAGTTGACGTTTCGCGTCGTCCGTCAATCCGCGAAACTGCGCTCCCGATGCAAAACCGCCCTTTTCGGGCACGGCTTTGATCCACCGGACGACGCTCGCGGCGCTTATGCGCGCTCCATTGCGAAGCGCGATTGTCAGCTTCAGTTCCTGACCCGTCTCCAGCGGCTGTGAAGTGAACAGCGAAGCCCCTTCGAGACTGAGGTCCAGCAGCTTGCCCTTTATCTTTACTGCGCTTACGCTCCAGACATCGGAGGCTCCCGCAGCCATCCCAATCATCATCTCGATTGCCACTTGACACGTGTGCCGGATCACGTGCCGTCGCTTACGCCGGATCTCGTGTCCGCCGCTGCTGCACTCCTCCGCCAACGCTCGGAATCGTTCGTAGTCGATCCTCAATTCGCGATCTGCGGCGCGCCGCACGCTCGTTCGCCGTTCCTGACTTTGCATTGCCAAAAGTCCCGCTCAGAATTCCGGTCACCCCAGTGCAACGTCGGATTTCAGAGTCCCCTCGACAAAACAATAGCACAACTCGGTCAGTTGACCACGAACTTGGACATTGACGTAGAAATCCCCTAGTATTCGTCCGTATAAAGGTGTGTGCCATGCCCCAATGCTTGAATTGTGCCATAGAACTCATGCGCTATACCGGCACAATCTGGGATGACCAGGGAAACGTAGATTCCCGCATACCCGGATTGGTGAATGGTGAGTGTCCCGTCTGTTCCGGGTCATCGCCCCTCGAAGCCGATACGTTTGAGAAAGTACGGCAGCCCTAGTCCGGCAACGCCGGATTGCAGCCGCGCGATTGTGAATTCCCGCCAGTAATGGCGGTTCTTTGTGTATCTATGCCGACCTGCAATCCAACGCACGGAGAGCGCTTTCGATGAAGCAGCCGCATGTCTGGAATTCCACTGACTACCGAATCGTTGCTGCCATCATGGGACTGATGGGCGCCTTCTTTTGGGCCATTCGCGGCACCGGCGGCTACGGCGGCGAGATGGGCGGTATGCTCGCCGGTTTCGGTTGGGCGGTCCTTTGGTACGGTTTCTCGCAAGTCGGCGAAGGCGCCGATCGAAGACCCTACGGTCACCCTTGGCTGTTCATGGCCATCACCCTCGGCATCGCATATGGAGGCTTCACCGGCTACGGCGTCTATATCGCGTGGGTACAAGGCAAGTTCCAATCCAACCCCAACGAAATGCTCCATGAAGTGTCTGCGTGGACCGGCTATGCGATGCTCTTCATCTGCGGTCTGCACTGGGGCGGCAATACCGGCTGCTTCA
This sequence is a window from Candidatus Hydrogenedentota bacterium. Protein-coding genes within it:
- a CDS encoding PilZ domain-containing protein; the encoded protein is MQSQERRTSVRRAADRELRIDYERFRALAEECSSGGHEIRRKRRHVIRHTCQVAIEMMIGMAAGASDVWSVSAVKIKGKLLDLSLEGASLFTSQPLETGQELKLTIALRNGARISAASVVRWIKAVPEKGGFASGAQFRGLTDDAKRQLAKFLAELDQTVGL